The following are from one region of the Melospiza melodia melodia isolate bMelMel2 chromosome 14, bMelMel2.pri, whole genome shotgun sequence genome:
- the LOC134424962 gene encoding protocadherin gamma-A10-like gives MCSAGRRWGRRQRALLWAVLLAAWEAARGQLRYSVPEEMPKGSFVGDVAKDLGLQLPEIRDRGVLVVSKGRTQYFALHGKTGHLVTAERIDREQLCASEQQCVLRCELIVEGEMQVYGIQVEITDINDNGPSFRELEKELIVSERTAPGSRFPLPDAHDPDTGRNSLQSYELSGDEHFSLAVQAGPGGDQRPELVLTKALDREEAAFHELVLRAMDGGDPARTGTARIRVTVLDANDNAPVFSQAEYTVRVPEDVPVGSTLVTVTASDDDEGLYGDVKYSIQKITEKASQIFELDVDTGAVTVLQSLDFEEDDAYDLEVQARDGGGLFDMSKVVVAVTDVNDNVPEILLRSSLSEISEDAPLGTVVALLQVQDRDSGANGEVRCLLDGGGPFRLEKSFDDYYRVVTARELDREQVSEYNVTVRAADGGSPSLQSSAVLALRVLDVNDNAPVFAEERYSARLAENNAAGALVLTVRATDADWGQNARVRYRLAEGRVRGAPLSSYVSVQAETGALYALRSLDYEQLRELQLCVRAEDGGAPALSSNVSVRLQIVDENDNAPQVLYPPAAAAAAAWSGVELAPRRSEAGALVAKVVAVDADAGQNAWLSYELAKATEPGLFRVGLHSGEVRTARSPLARDAARHSLVVLVRDHGRPALSATATLSVVLAESVAELLAELGSAAHEAAAPGEPAASLTRWLVLAVAAVSCLFVAFLLLLLALRLRRCHRQQLLPPDSGASRGVPVSHFVGIDGVRAFLQSYSHDVSLTADSRKSHLRFSAASCCDTLPARPPPDDPAPLLGDEGPAGALPSDPAPPSVSSSV, from the coding sequence ATGTGCTCGGCGGGGAGGCGCTGGGGCCGGCGGCagcgagctctgctctgggccgtGCTGCTGGCGGCGTGGGAGGCGGCGCGGGGGCAGCTGCGCTACTCGGTGCCCGAGGAGATGCCCAAGGGCTCGTTCGTGGGCGACGTGGCTAAggacctggggctgcagctgccggaGATCCGAGACCGCGGCGTCCTCGTTGTCTCTAAAGGTAGGACGCAGTATTTTGCTCTGCACGGGAAGAcgggacatttggtgacagcagagaggATCGACAGAGAGCAGCTTTGCGCGAGTGAACAGCAATGCGTGCTGCGCTGCGAGCTGATAGTGGAGGGAGAGATGCAGGTTTATGGGATCCAAGTGGAAATCACGGACATTAATGACAACGGGCCCAGCTTTCGAGAGTTAGAAAAAGAACTGATAGTGAGCGAGAGAACAGCCCCTGGGTCTCGGTTTCCCCTGCCAGACGCTCACGATCCTGACACGGGTCGGAATTCACTGCAGAGCTACGAGCTGAGTGGTGACGAGCACTTCTCGCTGGCCGTGCAGGCGGGCCCCGGCGGCGATCAGCGTCCCGAGCTGGTGCTGACGAAGGCGCTGGACCGGGAGGAGGCGGCGTTTCACGAGCTGGTGCTGAGGGCGATGGACGGCGGCGATCCGGCACGGACGGGAACGGCTCGGATCCGCGTGACGGTGCTGGACGCGAACGACAACGCGCCCGTGTTCAGCCAGGCGGAGTACACGGTGCGTGTGCCCGAGGACGTGCCCGTGGGCTCCACCCTCGTCACTGTCACGGCCAGTGACGATGACGAGGGGTTGTACGGTGACGTGAAGTACTCCATTCAAAAAATCACAGAGAAAGCCTCGCAGATTTTTGAGCTGGATGTCGACACGGGAGCGGTCACTGTGTTACAGAGCCTGGATTTCGAGGAAGACGACGCCTACGACCTGGAGGTGCAGGCACGGGATGGAGGAGGCCTTTTCGACATGTCAAAAGTCGTGGTGGCTGTGACAGATGTCAACGACAATGTGCCGGAGATATTGCTGCGGTCCTCTTTGAGCGAGATCTCAGAAGACGCCCCATTGGGAACTGTTGTGGCCCTCCTACAGGTGCAAGACCGAGATTCCGGGGCTAACGGCGAGGTGCGGTGCTTGCTCGACGGAGGGGGCCCGTTCCGACTGGAGAAATCTTTTGATGACTACTACCGTGTGGTGACAGCGAGAGAGCTGGACCGGGAGCAGGTGTCGGAATACAACGTGACGGTGCGGGCGGCCGACGGCGGGTCGCCGTCGCTGCAGAGCAGCGCGGTGCTGGCGCTGCGGGTGCTggacgtgaacgacaacgcgccggtgTTCGCGGAGGAGCGCTACAGCGCGCGGCTGGCGGAGAACAACGCGGCGGGCGCGCTGGTGCTGACGGTGCGCGCCACGGACGCGGACTGGGGGCAGAACGCGCGCGTGCGCTACCGGCTGGCGGAGGGGCGGGTGCGGGGCGCGCCGCTGTCGTCGTACGTGTCGGTGCAGGCGGAGACGGGCGCGCTGTACGCGCTGCGCTCCTTGGACTACGAGCAGCTGCGCGAGCTGCAGCTGTGCGTGCGGGCGGAGGACGGCGGCGCGCCGGCGCTGAGCAGCAACGTGTCGGTGCGGCTGCAGATCGTGGAcgagaacgacaacgcgccgCAGGTGCTGTACccgccggcggcggccgcagcggCGGCGTGGTCGGGCGTGGAGCTGGCGCCGCGGCGGTCGGAGGCCGGCGCGctggtggccaaggtggtggCGGTGGACGCGGACGCGGGGCAGAACGCGTGGCTGTCCTACGAGCTGGCCAAGGCCACGGAGCCGGGGCTGTTCCGCGTGGGGCTGCACAGCGGCGAGGTGCGCACGGCGCGCTCGCCGCTGGCCCGCGACGCGGCGCGCCACAGCCTGGTGGTGCTGGTGCGGGACCACGGGCGGCCGGCGCTGTCGGCCACGGCCACGCTGAGCGTGGTGCTGGCCGAGAGCGTGGCCGAGCTGCTGGCCGAGCTGGGCAGCGCGGCGCacgaggcggcggcgccgggcgagCCGGCCGCCAGCCTGACGCGCTGGCTCGTGCTGGCCGTGGCCGCCGTCTCGTGCCTCTTCGtggccttcctgctgctgctgctggcgctgcgcCTGCGCCGCTGCCaccgccagcagctgctgccgccgGACAGCGGCGCCTCGCGCGGCGTGCCCGTCTCGCACTTCGTGGGCATCGACGGCGTGCGCGCCTTCCTGCAGTCCTACTCGCACGACGTGTCGCTCACGGCCGACTCGCGCAAGAGCCACCTGCGCTTCTCGGCCGCCAGCTGCTGCGACAccctcccggcccggccgccgcccgaCGACCCCGCGCCGCTGCTCGGCGACGAGGGCCCGGCCGGCGCCCTCCCCTCGGACCCCGCCCCTCCCTCGGTGAGTTCCTCTGTATAG
- the LOC134424963 gene encoding protocadherin gamma-B5-like: protein MVLSKCRVTTQASQGFHGQSRAQWEKVCSVPQAITQRNLQGNHLEAVKRLRNRLETRPCGGCSVAAAPPGVAVGRRRAPLEPPPPQRPAPAGCSLARRRPQRQRHRQQQRRRRGAARAVWVAFSGVCFGRRERLEGRQGSGRRQERGECSGQRMAVRRRQRLGPGGGRALLAALLLLLLCVWCRAAAERVRYAIAEELGRGSLVGPLARDLGLSADELPVRKLRLSEEKQYFTVNEENGNLYVNERLDREEMCGESATCSVSFEALVHNPLNIFHVEVSIEDVNDNSPIFSKPVLGLEVGEWIPPGARFPLEMARDVDMGSNSLLTYHLTSNPSFTLAMKESPGGKKQPELVLERALDREKQSSLELELTAVDGGDPARSGVVQVLINVTDANDNPPVFSKHVYEARVAENLPTGSLVLRVQATDADAGANGRVFYSFGNVPESIRTLFTIDRESGEVRTAGPIDFEGQSKYGFRLEASDGGGLTDHCEVQIDITDENDNEPEITILSLSSPVPEDAPTGTVVALLKVRDRDSGENGQVLCELSGEAPLSIVASPGGSYKVVTSGGLDREQASEHRVTVVARDRGRPALRSSRELVLEVSDVNDNAPVFEEAAYSAYVAENNAAGALVLRVQARDADAGANGRVSYWLAGGSAGAAGAAPLVSVEARSGALYAQRSLDYEQCREFTVAVRAQDGGSPARSSTATVRVFVLDRNDNAPRVLWPAAAAPGEAAGGAAVAPFEVVPRSAEAGYLVAKVVAVDADAGRNAWLTYELVQASEPALFRVGLHSGEVRTARAVGERDAAKQRLVAVVKDHGQPALSATATLHVVLAESLQEALPELSERPAGAEAAAAAAELQFYLVLALALLSALLVLSVALAVLARLRRAGPPAVLRCLGAQRFSLAGAAFPADFCEGTLPYSYNLCVPPPARAVPEAAWPPPPQPVPILSAEELLGGDSCDKPSPGSIALTGEPLADPEAAQVCKVCACFVFKGSRKIIFVPRIFSMFCQCGFIIFIST from the exons ATGGTG CTGTCCAAGTGCAGAGTGACCACCCAGGCCAGCCAAGGTttccatggacagagcagggcgCAGTGGGAGAAGGTGTGCAGTGTCCCCCAGGCCATCACCCAGAGGAACCTGCAGGGCAATCACCTGGAGGCTGTCAAACGGCTGAGAAACAGGCTGGAGA CGCGGCCGTGCGGCGGCTGCAGTGTCGCGGCGGCGCCTCCGGGTGTCGCTGTTGGCCGCCGCCGAGCGCCgctggagccgccgccgccgcagcgtcCTGCCCCCGCAGGCTGCTCGCTCGCCCGGCGCCGGCCGCAGCGGCAGCGGCACcgacagcagcagcggcggcggcgaggGGCGGCCCGAGCGGTCTGGGTGGCTTTCAGCGGTGTCTGTTTTGGGCGgcgagagcggctggaagggagGCAGGGCAGCGGCAGGAGGCAGGAGCGCGGCGAGTGCAGCGGGCAGAGAATGGCGGTGAGGCGGCGGCAGAGGCTTGGGCCGGGCGGCGGGCGAGCGCTGCTggccgcgctgctgctgctgctgctgtgcgtgTGGTGCCGGGCGGCGGCCGAGCGGGTCCGCTACGCCATCGCCGAGGAGCTGGGCAGAGGCTCGCTCGTGGGGCCGCTGGCGCGGGACCTGGGGCTCAGCGCGGACGAGCTGCCGGTGCGCAAGCTGCGGCTGAGCGAGGAGAAGCAATACTTCACGGTGAATGAGGAGAACGGGAACCTGTACGTGAACGAGAGGCTGGACCGGGAGGAGATGTGCGGCGAGTCGGCGACCTGCTCTGTCAGCTTCGAGGCGCTGGTGCACAACCCGCTGAACATTTTCCACGTCGAGGTGTCCATCGAGGACGTCAATGACAACTCCCCAATCTTCAGCAAGCCTGTTCTGGGCCTCGAGGTTGGTGAATGGATCCCTCCCGGTGCTCGGTTTCCGCTGGAGATGGCCCGAGATGTGGACATGGGCAGCAACTCGCTTCTGACTTACCACCTCACCAGTAACCCGTCCTTCACTTTGGCCATGAAGGAGAGCCCTGGTGGGAAAAAGCAACCGGAATTAGTCCTGGAGAGGGCACTGGACCGGGAGAAACAGAGCTCCTTAGAGCTGGAGTTGACAGCAGTGGATGGTGGCGACCCCGCGAGGTCCGGGGTCGTCCAGGTTCTAATCAACGTGACAGACGCAAACGACAATCCGCCCGTGTTCAGCAAACACGTCTACGAGGCGCGAGTGGCAGAGAATTTGCCCACGGGGTCTCTGGTGCTGCGGGTGCAGGCGACAGATGCGGACGCGGGTGCAAACGGGCGAGTGTTTTATTCCTTCGGCAACGTCCCGGAAAGCATCCGCACACTGTTCACTATTGACCGTGAGAGTGGCGAGGTCAGGACTGCCGGTCCCATCGATTTCGAAGGACAGAGTAAATACGGCTTTCGGCTAGAGGCAAGTGACGGTGGTGGACTCACTGATCACTGCGAAGTGCAGATCGATATCACAGACGAGAATGACAACGAACCCGAGATCACGATTCTGTCACTCTCGAGCCCGGTGCCCGAGGATGCCCCGACTGGCACGGTGGTAGCCCTGCTGAAAGTGCGGGACAGAGACTCGGGCGAGAACGGTCAGGTGTTGTGCGAGCTGTCGGGAGAGGCGCCGCTGTCGATCGTGGCGTCCCCCGGTGGCTCGTACAAGGTGGTGACATCGGGCGGGCTGGACCGCGAGCAGGCGTCGGAGCATCGCGTGACGGTGGTGGCCCGGGACCGGGGCAGGCCGGCGCTgcggagcagcagggagctggtgctggaggtgtcggacgtgaacgacaacgcgccggtgTTCGAGGAGGCGGCGTACAGCGCGTACGTGGCGGAGAACAACGCGGCGGGCGCGCTGGTGCTGCGCGTGCAGGCGCGGGACGCGGACGCGGGCGCCAACGGGCGCGTGAGCTACTGGCTggcgggcggcagcgcgggcgcggcgggcgcggcgccgcTGGTGTCGGTGGAGGCGCGGAGCGGCGCGCTGTACGCGCAGCGCTCCTTGGACTACGAGCAGTGCCGCGAGTTCACGGTGGCCGTGCGGGCGCAGGACGGCGGCTCGCCGGCGCGCAGCTCCACGGCCACGGTGCGCGTCTTCGTGCTGGACCGCAACGACAACGCGCCCAGGGTGCTCTGGCCCGCGGCAGCGGCACCGGGAGAGGCTGCGGGAGGGGCGGCGGTGGCGCCTTTCGAGGTGGTTCCGCGCTCGGCCGAGGCCGGCTACctggtggccaaggtggtggCGGTGGACGCGGACGCGGGGCGCAACGCGTGGCTGACGTACGAGCTGGTGCAGGCGTCGGAGCCGGCGCTGTTCCGCGTGGGGCTGCACAGCGGCGAGGTGCGCACGGCGCGCGCCGTGGGCGAGCGGGACGCGGCCAAGCAGCGGCTGGTGGCCGTGGTGAAGGACCACGGGCAGCCGGCGCTGTCGGCCACGGCCACGCTGCACGTGGTGCTGGCCGAGAGCTTGCAGGAGGCGCTGCCGGAGCTGAGCGAGCGGCCGGCGGGcgccgaggcggcggcggcggcggccgagctGCAGTTCTACCTGGTGCTGGCGCTGGCGCTGCTGTCGGCGCTCTTGGTGCTGAGCGTGGCGCTGGCCGTGCTGGCGCGgctgcgccgggccgggccgcccgccgTGCTGCGCTGCCTGGGCGCGCAGCGCTTCTCGCTGGCCGGCGCCGCCTTCCCGGCCGACTTCTGCGAGGGCACCTTGCCCTACTCCTACAACCTGTGcgtgccgccgcccgcccgcgccgtGCCCGAGGCCGcttggccgccgccgccgcaacCGGTGCCCATCCTGTCGGCGGAGGAGCTTCTGGGCGGCGATTCCTGCGACAAGCCGAGTCCGGGCAGTATCGCCCTGACGGGAGAGCCACTGGCCGATCCCGAGGCGGCTCAGGTCTGTAAAGTGTgcgcttgttttgtttttaaaggttCTCGAAAAATCATCTTTGTTCCCCGGATATTCTCTATGTTCTGTCAGTGTGGATTCATCATCTTTATCTCCACCTAG
- the LOC134424964 gene encoding protocadherin gamma-B5-like: MAVRRRQRLGSGGGRALLAALLLLLCVWCRAAAERVRYAIAEELGRGSLVGPLARDLGLSADELPARKLQVASGGKKQLKYFTVNEENGNLYVNERLDREEMCGESATCSVNFEVLVHNPLNIFHIEVSIDDVNDNSPAFRKAVLELEIGEWTVPGARFPLEAARDADVGRNSLLTYQLNSNPSFSLVMKDSPDGSKQPELVLDRALDREKQSSFELVLMAVDGGDPARSGTVQVLINVTDANDNPPVFSKSLYEARLSENLPAGSVVLQVQATDADAGTNGRVSYYFGNVPDAISALFAVDRETGEVRTTGPLDFEEKIKYIFSLEARDGGGLVAHCKVQIDIIDENDNAPEITILSLSSPVPEDSAVGTVVALLNVNDPDSGENGQVTCELSGEAPLSIAASSGGSYKVVTSGALDREQASEHRVTVVARDRGRPALRSSRELVLEVSDVNDNAPVFEEAAYSAYVAENNAAGALVLRVQARDADAGANGRVSYWLAGGSAGAAGAAPLVSVEARSGALYAQRSLDYEQCREFTVAVRAQDGGSPARSSTATVRVFVLDRNDNAPRVLWPAPAAAGPGEAAGGAAAAPFEVVPRSAEAGYLVAKVVAVDADAGRNAWLSYELVQASEPALFRVGLHSGEVRTARAVGERDAAKQRLVAVVKDHGQPALSATATLHVVLAESLQEALPELSERPAGAEAAAAELQFYLVLALALLSALLVLSVALAVLARLRRAGPPAVLRCLGAQRFSLAGAAFPADFCEGTLPYSYNLCVPPPARAVPEAAWPPPPQPVPILS; this comes from the coding sequence ATGGCGGTGAGGCGGCGGCAGAGGCTTGGGTCGGGCGGCGGGCGAGCGCTGCTggccgcgctgctgctgctgctgtgcgtgTGGTGCCGGGCGGCGGCCGAGCGGGTCCGCTACGCCATCGCCGAGGAGCTGGGCAGAGGCTCGCTCGTGGGGCCGCTGGCGCGGGACCTGGGGCTCAGCGCGGACGAGCTGCCGGCGCGCAAGCTGCAGGTGGCGTCTGGCGGCAAGAAGCAGCTGAAATACTTCACGGTGAATGAGGAGAACGGGAACCTGTACGTGAACGAGAGGCTGGACCGGGAGGAGATGTGCGGCGAGTCGGCGACCTGCTCCGTCAACTTCGAGGTGCTGGTGCACAACCCGCTGAACATTTTCCACATCGAGGTGTCCATTGATGACGTGAATGACAATTCCCCGGCCTTCAGGAAGGCTGTTCTGGAACTGGAGATTGGTGAATGGACGGTTCCCGGTGCTCGTTTTCCTCTGGAAGCAGCACGTGACGCTGACGTTGGAAGGAATTCGCTGCTGACTTACCAGCTCAACAGCAACCCGTCTTTTTCTCTGGTCATGAAGGACAGCCCCGACGGAAGCAAGCAGCCAGAATTGGTGCTGGACAGAGCGTTGGACCGGGAGAAACAGAGCTCCTTTGAGCTGGTGTTGATGGCCGTAGATGGCGGGGATCCCGCGAGGTCTGGGACTGTCCAGGTTCTTATCAACGTGACAGACGCCAACGACAACCCACCCGTATTTAGCAAAAGCCTCTATGAAGCGCGACTGTCAGAGAATTTGCCAGCGGGGTCAGTGGTACTGCAGGTTCAGGCGACGGATGCTGACGCAGGCACCAACGGGCGGGTGTCCTACTACTTTGGCAACGTCCCTGACGCTATCAGTGCATTGTTTGCTGTCGATAGGGAAACTGGGGAGGTCAGGACAACGGGTCCCCTCGATTTCGAGGAGAAGATCAAATACATATTTAGCTTGGAGGCGAGGGATGGTGGGGGTTTGGTAGCGCACTGCAAGGTGCAAATTGACATCATAGACGAGAACGACAACGCACCTGAGATCACCATTCTTTCGCTTTCGAGCCCAGTACCCGAAGACTCGGCAGTCGGTACCGTGGTAGCCTTGCTGAATGTAAACGACCCGGACTCGGGCGAGAACGGTCAGGTGACGTGCGAGCTGTCGGGAGAGGCGCCGCTGTCGATCGCGGCGTCGTCGGGCGGCTCGTACAAGGTGGTGACATCGGGCGCGCTGGACCGCGAGCAGGCGTCGGAGCATCGCGTGACGGTGGTGGCCCGGGACCGGGGCAGGCCGGCGCTgcggagcagcagggagctggtgctggaggtgtcggacgtgaacgacaacgcgccggtgTTCGAGGAGGCGGCGTACAGCGCGTACGTGGCGGAGAACAACGCGGCGGGCGCGCTGGTGCTGCGCGTGCAGGCGCGGGACGCGGACGCGGGCGCCAACGGGCGCGTGAGCTACTGGCTggcgggcggcagcgcgggcgcggcgggcgcggcgccgcTGGTGTCGGTGGAGGCGCGGAGCGGCGCGCTGTACGCGCAGCGCTCCTTGGACTACGAGCAGTGCCGCGAGTTCACGGTGGCCGTGCGGGCGCAGGACGGCGGCTCGCCGGCGCGCAGCTCCACGGCCACGGTGCGCGTCTTCGTGCTGGACCGCAACGACAACGCGCCCAGGGTGCTCTGGCCCGCgccggcggcggccgggccgggagaggctgcgggaggggcggcggcggcgcctttCGAGGTGGTTCCGCGCTCGGCCGAGGCCGGCTACctggtggccaaggtggtggCGGTGGACGCGGACGCGGGGCGCAACGCGTGGCTGTCGTACGAGCTGGTGCAGGCGTCGGAGCCGGCGCTGTTCCGCGTGGGGCTGCACAGCGGCGAGGTGCGCACGGCGCGCGCCGTGGGCGAGCGGGACGCGGCCAAGCAGCGGCTGGTGGCCGTGGTGAAGGACCACGGGCAGCCGGCGCTGTCGGCCACGGCCACGCTGCACGTGGTGCTGGCCGAGAGCTTGCAGGAGGCGCTGCCGGAGCTGAGCGAGCGGCCGGCGGGcgccgaggcggcggcggccgagcTGCAGTTCTACCTGGTGCTGGCGCTGGCGCTGCTGTCGGCGCTCTTGGTGCTGAGCGTGGCGCTGGCCGTGCTGGCGCGgctgcgccgggccgggccgcccgccgTGCTGCGCTGCCTGGGCGCGCAGCGCTTCTCGCTGGCCGGCGCCGCCTTCCCGGCCGACTTCTGCGAGGGCACCTTGCCCTACTCCTACAACCTGTGcgtgccgccgcccgcccgcgccgtGCCCGAGGCCGcttggccgccgccgccgcaacCGGTGCCCATCCTGTCG